AAATGAGCAATATGTTTTTCAAGGTTATGTCCTGTGATTATTAAAAGGTGACATCGTTACGCCCATGGAATTAAGGTCACTGAACCATTCATTTCTGTTTCAGTTCTTTCCTAGAAAATAAGCATAAAAAGAAATGAGACATCAAAGTACAGACAGTTTCAATATTCAGGCTCGTTAAATAGATTATTTTAACTGCTCTCTTCAGTTGTTATTGTTTGTTAAAATGATCATGCTTTAAAATAACGATTGTCCAAAGGCAAAATATGTTGATCTCATGGCTTACAGGACAAATGAATGATAAAATATTCCCTATAGATTCTTTGAAAAAGACAATGACCTCATTTGTATTCTTGACTTGATAAGCAAATTTGATAAACATAAATAATTGGTGAGGTTGTGAATTCTATATGTTTAAAATGGCAAAGGCATTCTTAGTTTAACAAACAAAGTCAATGCGTTCCAGCTTattattcataaaaaaaatgtTCTGCACAAAATAGTTCAGTAAAACATTGTATATTAACAAAAGTGATTTTTTTCCTTACCTCAGGAAACCAGTGATAATCCTGTTCACCCATACCTCTTCTGGATTTGCACAAACTCTTCTTCCTTTTCTTGTGTAAAATCTGTaaagaaatatttttgaaagaaCCTTGATTAAATTGGTATATTTCTTACATGTGGTGCATTTTAACGTAGGGGTTCTGCTAACCAGACTCAGGACTGTCCATAGCCTGCCCTCAGCTAAACTCCATCTCTGGTGTCTCAGTACAAATCCCTTATGTACTTATGGAGAATATAAGCAATGCTGCAGATACCAAAATGTTTTCACAAACTAAGTGGTGGACTAATCACCTTAAGCTCAGCAAATGAAGCTGTCGCTTGGCTCTGCTCATTTACATTTAGTAAATAAATATTTGACTGTATTTACAGGGCTTAAAGGTAACTTTAAAACATTACATCACTTTTCAACAAATTAAGCAACAATTTATACTTACATGACTGCATTAATAGTGCAAAGTTCATTCCCAAATTGCCTCACATAGCCTACAATTAGTCTTGGTGGTAAAGGTTTCTTTGAATATGAAAGACAGCAGTCTACTGGAGACTGGGCATCTGTGTAAAAATAAACACCACAGTAATAAACATTGATTAGAAAGGAAATACCTCATGAACGGTGAAAAAGATAATGCATGTTCAGGCGAAAGAGTTTTAAAAAGTAGCACATAGTCACCTGCAAATGGAGATATGTCCATCAAATTGAACAGGATCAGTCCCATCAACATAGACATGGTCAGCTTCATGCAGAAGTGCATCATCTGAGTCATTTTCTTGATTTATCACAACAAGTGTTAGCACTCAACAGATCGTGGAATGGATCTGATTTGACGAAATCTCTATCTGCTTTTATACCTTTTTctctcaacatcctggggaaATTTATGAAAATGAATTTTCGGAAAGAGAACTGAGTGACGTAAAGCTCCAATCAGAAAGGATATCCGATTTTTTTTATACTCCCACAACATTCATGATCACCTTTTTTCAGCCCTACCCACCATCAAAGGAAGATTTGCCGAGCATGAGTGCTCAAATTTCAATAACtttaatttacatatgaaaaaaggtttttttttgttagttTTTATCCAATTAGG
The Hemiscyllium ocellatum isolate sHemOce1 chromosome 13, sHemOce1.pat.X.cur, whole genome shotgun sequence DNA segment above includes these coding regions:
- the LOC132821605 gene encoding C-C motif chemokine 20-like, giving the protein MTQMMHFCMKLTMSMLMGLILFNLMDISPFADAQSPVDCCLSYSKKPLPPRLIVGYVRQFGNELCTINAVIFYTRKGRRVCANPEEVWVNRIITGFLRKELKQK